In Streptomyces puniciscabiei, a single genomic region encodes these proteins:
- a CDS encoding NIPSNAP family protein — MSQYQLRVYTLCSPEALVAYESIWSKHIPGMTKYRISTHGIWTVPAAFGSETPKLYALVSYRDGDDVQERLLAYLAGPEFSADMEGFDLGQIIGVTETALTPTSDSPLR, encoded by the coding sequence ATGTCCCAGTACCAGCTCCGTGTCTACACGCTGTGCAGCCCTGAGGCGCTCGTCGCCTACGAGAGCATCTGGTCCAAGCACATCCCCGGTATGACGAAGTACCGGATCAGCACGCACGGCATCTGGACGGTGCCCGCGGCTTTCGGAAGTGAGACGCCCAAGCTGTACGCCCTCGTCTCCTACAGGGACGGCGACGACGTGCAGGAACGGCTGCTGGCGTACCTGGCCGGCCCGGAGTTCAGCGCCGACATGGAGGGCTTCGACCTCGGCCAGATCATCGGTGTCACCGAGACCGCGCTGACGCCCACCTCCGACTCACCCTTGCGCTGA
- a CDS encoding SsgA family sporulation/cell division regulator yields the protein MVQGLTAQLVVSRTYSHPLCMRLRYEPDDPYVVRAAFFPHSDEPVEWVLGRDLLTDGLKGSAGHGDVRIWSAVGRGDQAMYIALGSRAGTALLEVPVQDVKAFLERTEALVPRGTEAGRIDWDAELAHLLSQS from the coding sequence GTGGTTCAAGGACTGACCGCGCAGCTCGTCGTCTCGCGCACCTACTCGCACCCCCTGTGTATGCGTCTGCGGTACGAGCCCGACGACCCCTATGTCGTCCGTGCCGCCTTCTTCCCCCACAGCGACGAGCCGGTCGAATGGGTCCTGGGGCGTGATCTCCTGACCGATGGTCTGAAAGGTTCCGCAGGTCATGGGGACGTCCGGATCTGGTCGGCCGTCGGCCGTGGCGACCAGGCGATGTACATCGCTCTCGGGTCTCGCGCGGGCACCGCCCTGCTCGAGGTTCCCGTGCAGGACGTCAAGGCATTCCTGGAACGCACGGAGGCTCTGGTGCCACGGGGCACCGAGGCCGGACGCATCGACTGGGATGCCGAACTGGCGCACCTGCTCTCGCAAAGCTGA